Proteins encoded in a region of the Anopheles aquasalis chromosome 2, idAnoAquaMG_Q_19, whole genome shotgun sequence genome:
- the LOC126571151 gene encoding general vesicular transport factor p115 produces MNFLKSGLQSVLGSQQPNQTPSGAETVELLVERVTSSTLLDDRRDACRALKALSKKYRIEVGIGMSAMLQVLEQDRSDSEIIGYCLDTLCHVTTPEQFEEEQDNPNVTANIGEQFTEIFIKKPDNVCLVLGCLEEYDFRVRWAAIKLLTNLLANRPKDIQEIVLVSPMGVSKMMDLLIDSREVIRNDALLLMIQLTKGNGNIQKIVAFENAFDRLLDVITEEGCSDGGIVVEDCLILMLNLLKNNPSNQQFFKEGSYIQRLAPMLELPPEQDQTGMSPQKVSNLHCMLQVIRALVSPSNPQQVIGSCQKAIRSSGLLAAICNIIMASGVPPDLLIETINTIAEVIRGDGQNQDYFNSVVAPCDTPLSAIVLLLMSMVNEKQPLPLRCAVLYCFQSYLYRNEGGQSSLVKTLLQSSDQTNKITSGQLLCRNLFSTDPLSNWFASVSLSHALLDNPTQKEELLRVVLATSHNSKPVSLLEQCNQLLQQANCKFQSKVGLLMLLSVWLADCQLAVRTFLTIPGTIAYLTGQISANEHGDNEYLVQGLCAFLMGLCIQFNDNSVQEHQREFLCQLLIKRIGLDTYNKKLGEVSKHENYSKSAKQPQIRIAATTDLLLDYEFCRLFKSLESTITKTVNGFGAGGANIAELTLSQEASGLVSQYKDIIREQDARLQALQQQLAQSEGRVNELVQSLEQSRSSNAQLQDQNILLKAQLQAGGPLGITGSHHQSSQASSPLHMLATTARDTPPADTGRVEALESRLSMLTFEQQTDRAKLSYYEAENARLLGELDQLRTRVTTAETRANQSDSKLEQVRHDQEDLLELLTDQENKLQRYRMELKRLTGKSFDDDDDDDDDNEPKTSSEPPHQNGTAPVTSHDSSSNPTAGAGEFVC; encoded by the exons ATGAATTTCCTCAAAAGTGGCCTCCAGTCCGTGCTGGGGTCGCAGCAACCCAACCAGACTCCCAGTGGGGCAGAAACG gtcgagctgctggtggaaagGGTGACCAGTTCCACCCTGCTGGACGATCGGCGCGATGCCTGCCGTGCGTTGAAAGCACTTTCCAAAAAGTATCGCATCGAAGTAGGCATCGGAATGAGTGCAATGCTGCAGGTGCTTGAGCAGGACCGATCGGATAGCGAAATCATCGGCTACTGCCTGGATACGCTGTGCCACGTTACCACACCCGAGCAGTTCGAGGAGGAACAGGACAACCCGAACGTAACGGCCAACATCGGGGAACAGTTTACGGagattttcatcaaaaaaccCGATAAcgtttgtttggtgttggGATGTCTGGAAGAGTACGACTTCCGGGTGCGCTGGGCAGCGATTAAGCTGCTGACGAACTTGCTGGccaaccggccaaaagacatCCAGGAGATCGTTCTCGTCAGTCCGATGGGTGTGTCGAAGATGATGGATCTGTTGATCGACAGTCGCGAAGTGATCCGCAACGATGCACTGCTACTGATGATCCAGCTGACGAAGGGCAACGGCAACATTCAGAAGATCGTTGCATTCGAGAATGCGTTCGATCGCCTGTTAGATGTGATCACGGAAGAGGGCTGCTCGGACGGTGGGATCGTAGTCGAGGATTGTCTCATTCTCATGCTAAATCTGCTGAAGAACAATCCCAGCAATCAGCAGTTCTTCAAGGAAGGTTCCTACATTCAGCGATTGGCACCGATGCTCGAACTACCGCCCGAGCAAGATCAAACGGGTATGAGCCCCCAGAAGGTCTCAAACCTTCACTGCATGCTGCAGGTGATCCGTGCACTCGTGTCACCGAGCAATCCACAGCAAGTGATCGGTTCCTGCCAGAAAGCGATCCGAAGTTCCGGTTTGCTAGCGGCCAtctgcaacatcatcatggcTAGCGGAGTACCGCCGGATTTACTGATCGAAACGATCAATACGATCGCCGAGGTGATACGTGGCGATGGTCAGAACCAGGATTACTTCAACTCCGTTGTGGCACCGTGCGACACACCACTGTCCGCGATCGTACTGCTGCTCATGTCGATGGTTAACGAAAAGCAACCCCTTCCGCTTCGGTGCGCGGTGCTGTACTGCTTCCAGAGCTACCTGTACCGCAACGAGGGTGGCCAGAGTTCACTCGTCAAGACGCTACTGCAATCGTCCGATCAAACGAACAAGATCACCAGCGGTCAGCTGCTATGTCGGAATCTGTTCAGCACCGATCCACTCTCGAACTGGTTTGCCTCCGTTTCGTTGAGCCACGCGCTGCTGGACAATCCGACGCAGAAGGAAGAGCTACTGCGTGTGGTACTGGCCACctcacacaacagcaaaccaGTTTCGCTGCTCGAGCAGTGCAATCAGTTGCTGCAGCAGGCAAACTGCAAGTTCCAGAGCAAGGTCGGTCTGTTGATGCTACTGTCCGTGTGGTTGGCCGATTGTCAGCTAGCGGTGCGCACATTCCTCACGATTCCGGGCACGATCGCCTACCTTACCGGGCAGATTTCGGCCAACGAGCACGGTGACAACGAGTATCTGGTGCAGGGACTGTGCGCCTTCCTCATGGGTCTTTGCATCCAGTTCAACGACAATAGCGTGCAGGAGCATCAGCGTGAGTTCTTGTGCCAGCTGCTGATCAAACGGATCGGACTCGATACCTACAACAAAAAGCTGGGCGAGGTGTCGAAGCACGAGAACTACAGCAAATCGGCCAAACAGCCACAGATACGCAtagcggccaccaccgatctgctgctggattaTGAGTTCTGCCGGCTTTTCAAATCACTCGAGTCCACGATCACCAAAACGGTGAATggtttcggtgctggtggtgctaacATTGCCGAGCTTACGCTCAGCCAGGAAGCGTCCGGGCTGGTTAGCCAGTACAAGGACATCATCCGGGAGCAGGATGCTCGATTACAGGccctacagcagcagctggcacaAAGCGAGGGCCGGGTGAACGAGCTAGTGCAATCGCTGGAACAATCGCGCTCGAGCAATGCACAGCTTCAGGATCAAAACATTCTGCTCAAAGCACAACTGCAAGCCGGTGGTCCATTGGGCATCACCGGAAGCCATCATCAGTCATCGCAAGCCTCCTCACCGTTGCACATGCttgccaccaccgcacggGACACTCCACCGGCCGATACGGGGCGTGTGGAAGCACTGGAAAGCCGCCTATCGATGCTGACGTTCGAACAGCAAACCGATCGTGCCAAGCTGTCGTACTACGAGGCAGAGAATGCTCGTCTTTTAGGTGAGCTCGATCAGCTACGAACGCGTGTTACGACAGCGGAAACCCGCGCTAACCAAAGCGATAGCAAGCTCGAACAGGTACGACACGATCAGGAGGATCTGCTTGAGCTGCTGACCGATCAGGAGAACAAACTGCAACGCTATCGAATGGAATTGAAACGGTTAACGGGCAAATCcttcgatgatgacgatgatgatgatgatgataatgaaccGAAGACGTCATCGGAACCACCGCACCAGAATGGAACGGCACCGGTAACGAGTCACGATTCTTCCAGCAATCCAACGGCAGGTGCCGGTGAATTTGTGTGCTAG
- the LOC126571165 gene encoding UBX domain-containing protein 1-A — translation MSDIQTLMDMGFPKEKAERALEVTNNKGVEQAMEWLLAHADEPLPPATTGSTAADGTATSETANSTPAADGQTADGDGTSADAVAKSLKCDECGKLFKSQEEVEFHAAKTQHSSFSESTEEKKPLTEEEKKAQLALLEEKMKRKRQEREENEKKEAMERERLRIKSGKDMLEARRKMEEQEMKKLMDQRKREKLETKAARDRVRLQIEADRAARKAKDAGEPAGVTSPTSTTSSATATSPTAAATVASPPKPAETKSYTTAKIAIRMMDGSQLVQTFQASEQLAAVRLFVQLKLGAIDTPFGLMTNFPKKVFTDEEYDMPLDKLGLVPNAVLIVTKGS, via the exons ATGTCGGACATACAGACACTGATGGATATGGGATTTCCGAAGGAGAAAGC cgagcgagcgctggAGGTAACAAATAATAAAGGAGTCGAGCAGGCCATGGAATGGTTGCTAGCGCACGCCGACGAACCTTTGCCACCTGCAACGACCGGTTCCACAGCAGCCGATGGAACGGCCACATCCGAAACAGCCAACAGCACACCGGCGGCGGATGGGCAGACCGCGGACGGTGATGGTACGTCCGCGGATGCCGTGGCCAAGTCACTGAAATGCGACGAATGCGGCAAGCTGTTCAAATCGCAGGAAGAGGTAGAGTTCCACGCGGCCAAGACACAGCACAGTAGCTTCTCCGAGTCgacggaggagaagaaaccaCTCaccgaggaagagaagaaggccCAGCTGGCCCTGCTGGAGGAGAAGATGAAACGGAAGCGCCAGGAGCGCGAGGagaacgaaaagaaggaagcgatGGAGCGGGAGCGGCTGCGGATCAAATCGGGAAAGGATATGCTCGAGGCACGCCGCAAAATGGAGGAGCAGGAAATGAAGAAACTGATGGATCAGCGGAAGCGCGAGAAACTCGAAACCAAAGCGGCCCGCGATCGGGTTCGTCTGCAGATCGAGGCAGATCGTGCGGCTCGCAAGGCGAAAGATGCTGG TGAGCCTGCAGGAGTCACTTCGCcgacatccaccaccagcagtgcgACGGCTACATCACCAACGGCCGCTGCTACGGTGGCCAGCCCACCGAAACCTGCCGAAACGAAGAGCTACACCACTGCCAAGATCGCCATTCGTATGATGGACGGTAGCCAGCTGGTACAGACGTTCCAAGCCAGTGAGCAGCTGGCCGCGGTACGGCTGTTTGTGCAGCTGAAACTCGGTGCCATCGACACACCGTTCGGACTGATGACCAACTTTCCCAAGAAAGTGTTCACCGACGAGGAATACGACATGCCACTAGACAAGCTGGGACTCGTCCCGAACGCGGTACTGATCGTCACGAAGGGTTCATAA
- the LOC126571169 gene encoding ribonuclease Oy, giving the protein MESLFVKILLIFAFSTQICFSKPASSTLDDRDAVGNHPFDLLIFTQRWPITACYEWREHNKDHICGLPSPNIVWTIHGIWPTKINTIGPAFCNKTAVFDVSQLSSIESQLEEHWLNVEANKPTDSLWEHEWLKHGTCAAEMIEQLNTELKYFGQGLSWLEKYSVGSGFAAGGNILPGFNYSLATLNKALFGYYGKDLAIECYHDSKTHLQILNEIRICFNKQLELTDCDGIVGLERQGTNSGGGAIISNCNAAHPILYPDVVPKEYAMEHNEVQPKATYYSVVYEVFSQSNDGEESEGPQVDDEFVEVILV; this is encoded by the exons ATGGAGTCTTTGTTTGTGAAAATACTTTtaattttcgctttttccacCCAAATTTGCTTCTCCAAGCCTGCCAG CTCGACGCTTGATGATCGTGATGCCGTTGGTAATCATCCGTTCGATCTGCTTATCTTCACCCAACGGTGGCCAATAACGGCTTGTTATGAGTGGCGTGAGCACAACAAGGACCACATCTGCGGGCTACCATCGCCCAATATCGTCTGGACGATCCATGGCATTTGGCCCACCAAGATCAACACGATCGGTCCGGCATTCTGCAACAAAACGGCAGTTTTCGATGTGAGTCAGCTGTCCTCGATCGAGTCCCAGCTGGAAGAGCACTGGCTCAATGTGGAAGCGAACAAACCGACCGATTCGCTGTGGGAACACGAGTGGCTCAAGCACGGCACCTGTGCGGCGGAGATGATCGAACAGCTCAACACGGAACTGAAGTACTTTGGCCAGGGATTGAGCTGGCTTGAAAAGTATTCGGTGGGTTCTGGATTCGCGGCCGGGGGTAACATTCTACCCGGGTTCAACTACAGCTTGGCGACGCTCAATAAGGCGCTGTTCGGTTACTATGGCAAGGATCTAGCAATCGAGTGTTACCATGACTCGAAAACGCATCTACAAATTTTGAACGAGATTCGCATTTGCTTCAACAAGCAGCTCGAGCTGACCGATTGTGACGGAATCGTTGGATTGGAGCGACAAGGAACAaacagtggtggcggtgccatCATTAGCAATTGCAACGCAGCTCACCCGATCCTCTACCCGGACGTCGTTCCCAAGGAGTACGCGATGGAGCATAATGAAGTGCAGCCCAAAGCAACCTACTACTCGGTAGTATATGAAGTGTTTTCGCAAAGTAACGACGGTGAGGAAAGTGAAGGGCCTCAGGTGGACGATGAATTCGTTGAGGTGATCCTCGTCTAA